Proteins from one Luteibaculum oceani genomic window:
- a CDS encoding type B 50S ribosomal protein L31 — protein MKKGIHPEEYRQVVFKDVSNDYSFVTRSTAPSNETIKWEDGNEYPLIKVEISHKSHPFFTGKIQFVDTAGRIDKFKTRYAKFDKKKK, from the coding sequence ATGAAGAAAGGAATCCATCCAGAAGAATATAGACAGGTTGTTTTTAAAGATGTATCTAACGATTACTCATTTGTAACGCGTTCTACTGCTCCAAGTAATGAAACTATCAAGTGGGAAGACGGAAATGAGTATCCATTAATTAAAGTGGAAATTTCTCATAAGTCGCATCCATTCTTTACTGGTAAGATCCAATTCGTGGATACTGCTGGACGTATCGATAAGTTTAAGACTCGTTACGCTAAATTTGACAAGAAGAAAAAGTAA
- a CDS encoding putative sugar nucleotidyl transferase produces the protein MNLILFDTHIEDFYPFTFTRPVSELRAGAFTIAQKWKAYGKNLKVCYKTHESLQEKFPFVLENDNLVVPSELVPTKSLVSKVNDLLNNQALVHQGEILAIRLGAEKISNVPGATAIKDYINDIEEIEYDGAVYWLEQVTDLFTQAGQYLTRDISLFKGKYNTDPGNYCKVLGKELIIKKGAEVYASTINTTTGPVVIDKGALVMEGCNLRGPLYIGEGAVVKMGAKIYGPTVIGPHCKVGGEISNSIFFGYSNKGHDGFLGNSIIGEWCNLGADTNTSNLKNNYGEVKRWDYKTQDYQGSGLQFCGLLMGDHSKSAINTQFNTGTTVGVFANVFTSKFPPKHIKSFAWMGEDKEDKFNLEKAYEVALRVMERREVPLTDADKRLLEYLYNNAK, from the coding sequence ATGAACCTGATTCTATTCGATACGCATATAGAGGATTTTTATCCTTTTACTTTTACTCGCCCAGTTTCCGAACTAAGGGCAGGAGCTTTTACCATTGCTCAGAAATGGAAAGCTTACGGCAAAAACTTAAAGGTGTGTTACAAAACGCACGAGAGTTTGCAAGAAAAATTCCCTTTTGTACTTGAGAACGATAATTTGGTGGTGCCCTCAGAATTGGTTCCAACCAAATCTCTCGTATCCAAGGTTAACGATTTGCTAAATAACCAAGCGCTTGTACATCAAGGTGAAATACTGGCGATTCGACTTGGTGCTGAGAAAATTTCTAATGTTCCTGGGGCAACGGCGATAAAAGATTATATCAACGATATCGAAGAAATAGAGTACGATGGTGCCGTTTATTGGTTAGAACAGGTTACCGATTTATTTACCCAAGCTGGGCAATATCTTACTCGTGATATCTCATTGTTTAAGGGGAAGTACAACACCGATCCTGGCAATTACTGCAAGGTTTTAGGTAAAGAGCTAATTATTAAAAAGGGAGCAGAAGTTTATGCTTCTACCATAAATACCACCACTGGCCCCGTGGTTATTGATAAGGGAGCTCTGGTTATGGAAGGCTGTAACCTAAGGGGACCATTATATATCGGGGAAGGCGCCGTGGTAAAAATGGGTGCCAAAATATATGGTCCAACCGTTATTGGACCTCATTGTAAGGTTGGAGGAGAAATTAGTAACTCCATTTTCTTTGGTTACAGCAATAAGGGTCACGACGGATTTTTGGGGAACTCCATAATTGGTGAGTGGTGCAACTTAGGTGCCGATACCAATACCAGTAATTTGAAAAACAATTACGGAGAGGTTAAACGTTGGGATTACAAAACACAAGATTATCAAGGAAGTGGACTGCAGTTTTGTGGATTGTTAATGGGAGATCACAGTAAATCTGCTATTAATACCCAATTTAATACCGGAACTACTGTTGGGGTTTTTGCCAATGTCTTTACATCTAAATTTCCACCTAAGCACATTAAAAGTTTTGCTTGGATGGGAGAGGATAAAGAAGATAAATTCAACCTCGAAAAAGCTTACGAAGTTGCCCTGCGAGTAATGGAAAGAAGGGAAGTTCCACTTACAGATGCTGACAAAAGATTGTTGGAGTATTTGTATAACAACGCGAAATAA
- the lon gene encoding endopeptidase La, with protein sequence MKDSFFNENFFSDVIETDTEFIPLISSEDEENMSKESVPEIVPILPLRNNVLFPGVVIPITVGRDKSIKLIQEAYKGDKTIGVVAQKDQSEEEPKEDGIHKIGTIARIIRMLKMPDGSTTIIIQGKKRFAISEMVEIEPYFKAKVEEYPDLKPKKNVEMEALISSIKEMALNIIQQSPNIPSEAAFAIKNIESTSFLVNFISSNMNATVEHKQLMLEEPKLEERSRMVLKHLTKENQLLEIKNDIQSKVKEDIDKQQREYFLHQQMKTIQDELGDNPVEEEINELRKKAKGKKWSKEVGQTFNKELDKLQRMNPSAAEYSVQLNYLELLVELPWNEYSKDKFDLKRAERILNNDHYGLEKVKERILEQLAVFKLKKDIKSPIICLYGPPGVGKTSLGKSVAEALGRKYARMSLGGLRDEAEIRGHRKTYIGAMPGRIIQSLKKVKTANPVFILDEIDKLTHDTHGDPSSALLEVLDPEQNDKFYDNYVEQDFDLSKVLFIATANNLATIQPALRDRMEIIEVSGYTLEEKVEIAKRHLIPKLLKDNGVEKTQIKLGKAVLEAVIDQYTNESGVRGLEKRLSKLIRHRAKQIAMEEEFDPTLKVADLKTIYGPTHVKDKYQGNDFAGVVTGLAWTPTGGDILFVETSLSAGKGKLTLTGNLGDVMKESALLALEYLKANSELIGLKPEVFDNYNVHIHVPEGAVPKDGPSAGITMLTSLASAFTQRKVRKYIAMTGEITLRGKVLPVGGVKEKILAAKRAGIKEIILSIQNEKDILDIDEKYLSGLIFTYVQNMEEVLKRAILKEKVEGAREFK encoded by the coding sequence ATGAAGGATAGCTTTTTTAATGAGAATTTTTTCTCAGACGTTATAGAAACCGATACAGAATTTATACCCCTTATAAGCTCCGAGGATGAGGAGAATATGAGTAAGGAATCTGTACCGGAAATTGTACCCATTTTGCCTTTGCGAAACAATGTTTTGTTTCCTGGTGTGGTAATTCCAATTACGGTGGGAAGAGATAAGTCGATAAAACTTATTCAAGAGGCCTACAAAGGAGACAAAACGATAGGGGTAGTCGCGCAAAAAGATCAAAGCGAGGAGGAGCCTAAAGAAGATGGAATACATAAAATAGGAACCATCGCCCGTATCATTCGCATGCTTAAAATGCCCGATGGTTCAACTACCATTATTATTCAGGGTAAAAAGCGTTTCGCCATCTCAGAAATGGTAGAGATTGAACCCTACTTTAAGGCCAAGGTAGAGGAGTATCCGGATCTTAAACCCAAGAAAAATGTAGAGATGGAAGCCCTTATTTCCTCCATCAAGGAAATGGCTTTAAACATCATCCAACAATCGCCTAACATTCCTAGTGAAGCTGCATTTGCTATTAAGAATATTGAAAGCACCTCTTTTTTGGTGAATTTCATATCCTCGAACATGAACGCTACGGTGGAGCACAAGCAATTGATGCTCGAAGAACCAAAACTAGAAGAGCGTTCTAGAATGGTGCTGAAACATCTTACTAAAGAAAATCAGCTCCTTGAGATTAAAAACGATATCCAATCTAAGGTTAAGGAGGATATAGATAAGCAGCAAAGAGAATATTTCCTGCATCAGCAAATGAAAACCATCCAAGATGAATTGGGTGATAATCCAGTTGAAGAGGAAATAAACGAGCTGCGTAAAAAGGCCAAGGGTAAAAAGTGGTCGAAAGAAGTTGGGCAAACCTTTAACAAAGAGCTCGACAAGCTACAGCGAATGAATCCTTCGGCTGCGGAATACTCCGTACAGCTTAACTACTTGGAGTTGTTGGTTGAGCTTCCTTGGAACGAGTACAGCAAGGATAAATTCGATTTAAAACGTGCGGAACGCATACTTAACAACGACCATTATGGGTTAGAGAAAGTTAAGGAGCGCATTTTAGAGCAATTGGCTGTATTTAAGCTTAAAAAGGATATAAAATCTCCGATTATTTGTTTGTACGGCCCTCCCGGTGTGGGTAAAACCTCCTTGGGGAAATCGGTTGCTGAGGCTTTGGGTCGCAAGTATGCTAGAATGTCTTTGGGTGGACTTAGAGACGAAGCAGAAATAAGAGGGCATAGAAAAACTTATATCGGAGCTATGCCTGGGCGTATTATTCAAAGCCTGAAAAAGGTGAAAACTGCCAATCCGGTTTTTATCTTGGATGAAATAGACAAGCTCACTCACGATACCCATGGAGATCCATCTTCTGCCTTACTAGAAGTATTAGATCCCGAACAAAACGATAAGTTTTACGACAACTACGTAGAGCAAGATTTCGATCTTTCTAAGGTGCTCTTTATTGCCACGGCGAATAATCTGGCTACCATCCAACCCGCACTTCGCGATAGAATGGAAATTATAGAGGTAAGTGGCTATACTTTGGAAGAAAAAGTTGAAATAGCTAAGCGTCACCTCATTCCTAAGTTGCTTAAGGATAATGGAGTTGAAAAAACTCAAATAAAACTGGGCAAAGCGGTATTAGAGGCGGTTATCGATCAGTATACCAACGAATCGGGTGTGCGTGGATTAGAAAAACGCCTATCTAAACTTATTCGTCACCGTGCCAAGCAAATAGCCATGGAGGAGGAGTTCGATCCTACCCTGAAAGTGGCCGATTTGAAAACCATATATGGCCCAACCCACGTAAAAGACAAATACCAAGGGAACGATTTCGCTGGTGTGGTTACTGGTTTGGCTTGGACTCCAACCGGTGGTGACATTCTTTTTGTAGAAACCTCTCTAAGTGCTGGAAAAGGGAAATTAACCCTTACTGGTAATCTTGGTGATGTTATGAAAGAAAGTGCCCTGCTAGCATTGGAGTATCTTAAGGCTAACAGCGAATTGATAGGCCTTAAGCCCGAGGTTTTCGATAATTACAATGTGCACATTCACGTTCCAGAGGGTGCTGTTCCTAAAGATGGACCATCTGCTGGTATAACCATGCTTACTTCTCTTGCTTCTGCCTTTACCCAGCGTAAGGTTAGAAAGTATATTGCTATGACAGGAGAAATAACGCTAAGAGGTAAAGTACTGCCAGTAGGAGGTGTGAAAGAGAAAATTTTAGCTGCAAAAAGAGCTGGAATTAAAGAGATTATTCTTTCCATCCAAAACGAAAAGGATATCCTCGATATCGACGAGAAATACCTGAGCGGATTAATTTTTACCTATGTGCAAAACATGGAGGAGGTTCTAAAAAGGGCAATTCTTAAAGAGAAAGTAGAAGGAGCCAGGGAATTTAAGTAG
- the porQ gene encoding type IX secretion system protein PorQ translates to MRNFLVVIALVLSSLFVLGQQKTEAFSNVNFPINARTAALGGKIVAADFSDPQMASAAPQLISGMEKGSVNFQTLFLPNGLKSTDASYLFKVKDLPFTFLAGARLFSFGPMDQTDEFGNVNGNFTPRDQVLYVSAGYNRPGPWQYGASLKFLNSTYEVYTANALAMDLGVAYVDTVKQFSAGAQLSNAGIMLSNYLDARQKLPVNFAMGISKKLDKAPFRFLFTMDNLQQWEIELPEDTEVKRDPLTGEDLPPEEKSSMGRFFRNFTRHIYAGSEIVFSQNFQIRVGYNYLRRKELSIAEKPGTVGLSWGLGFKINRFHIHYANSRFHLAGGAHFFSVTTNINNFWTRKQL, encoded by the coding sequence ATGCGAAATTTTCTGGTTGTAATTGCCCTTGTTTTGTCAAGTCTTTTTGTATTAGGACAACAGAAAACAGAGGCATTTTCTAACGTTAATTTTCCTATTAACGCCAGAACTGCAGCGCTTGGAGGTAAAATTGTTGCCGCAGATTTTTCCGATCCTCAAATGGCAAGTGCTGCTCCCCAGCTCATAAGTGGTATGGAAAAGGGGAGCGTTAATTTCCAAACCCTATTCTTGCCAAATGGGCTTAAGTCTACCGATGCGAGTTATCTTTTTAAAGTAAAAGACCTTCCCTTTACCTTTTTAGCAGGAGCTAGGTTGTTCAGCTTTGGTCCCATGGATCAAACCGATGAGTTTGGTAATGTAAATGGCAATTTTACGCCGAGGGACCAGGTATTGTACGTTTCGGCTGGTTATAATAGACCGGGCCCTTGGCAATATGGGGCAAGTTTAAAATTTTTAAACTCCACCTACGAAGTATACACCGCCAACGCACTAGCAATGGATTTAGGAGTGGCCTATGTGGATACTGTAAAACAGTTTTCTGCCGGAGCTCAGCTGAGTAATGCGGGAATTATGCTTTCAAATTATCTCGATGCTAGACAAAAGTTGCCAGTAAACTTTGCCATGGGAATCAGTAAGAAGTTGGATAAGGCTCCTTTCCGCTTCTTATTTACCATGGATAACCTGCAGCAGTGGGAAATAGAATTGCCAGAGGATACAGAGGTAAAAAGGGATCCGCTTACCGGCGAAGATCTACCTCCCGAGGAAAAATCTAGCATGGGTAGATTTTTTAGAAATTTTACGCGCCATATCTACGCGGGATCGGAAATTGTTTTCTCCCAGAATTTTCAGATAAGGGTTGGATATAATTACTTAAGAAGAAAGGAGTTAAGCATTGCCGAAAAGCCTGGAACAGTTGGGCTTTCTTGGGGCTTAGGATTTAAGATTAATCGATTTCACATACACTACGCCAATAGCAGGTTTCACCTTGCTGGTGGAGCACATTTTTTCTCTGTAACAACTAACATCAACAATTTTTGGACGAGAAAGCAGCTGTAA
- the cmk gene encoding (d)CMP kinase, with amino-acid sequence MDEKAAVTRKINIAIDGYSACGKSTLAKDLAKVLSYTFIDSGAMYRAVTLFAMRNGWIKENGVIDQKALIASLNTVQIGFKPSQEKGKSDTHLNGENVEEEIRKPHIAQYVSQISAIPEVRKRLVALQQDFGKEKGVVMDGRDIGTVVFPNAELKLFVTADVEERARRRFEELKSKGVESTLEEVKKNLAHRDHLDTTRATDPLKKADDARLVDNTCMTKDEQLTLVLGWVRSLISN; translated from the coding sequence TTGGACGAGAAAGCAGCTGTAACTCGAAAAATCAATATCGCCATAGATGGTTATTCGGCTTGTGGAAAAAGTACCTTGGCAAAAGATTTAGCCAAAGTACTTTCCTACACTTTCATAGATAGTGGGGCAATGTACCGGGCGGTTACCCTTTTTGCTATGCGTAATGGGTGGATAAAAGAAAACGGTGTTATAGACCAAAAGGCATTAATAGCATCTTTAAATACCGTGCAAATTGGGTTTAAGCCTAGCCAGGAAAAGGGAAAAAGCGATACCCATTTAAATGGAGAGAATGTAGAAGAAGAAATTCGAAAACCGCATATTGCTCAATACGTATCACAAATAAGTGCAATTCCCGAAGTACGAAAAAGGTTAGTTGCCTTGCAGCAAGATTTCGGAAAAGAGAAGGGGGTGGTTATGGATGGTCGTGATATTGGCACAGTAGTTTTCCCAAATGCCGAGTTAAAGCTTTTTGTAACGGCAGATGTAGAGGAAAGAGCAAGAAGACGCTTCGAAGAATTAAAATCAAAAGGGGTGGAGTCTACACTGGAAGAGGTAAAGAAAAACCTAGCACACCGCGATCACCTCGATACAACCAGAGCTACAGATCCGCTGAAAAAAGCAGATGACGCACGTCTGGTCGATAATACTTGTATGACCAAAGACGAACAACTAACTTTGGTTCTTGGCTGGGTACGTTCCCTGATATCTAATTAA
- a CDS encoding 4-hydroxy-3-methylbut-2-enyl diphosphate reductase has translation MRSFDIPEKYKSEKIAAIKAKRKADDPKKKDFTPSYVDFEKFELILARHFGFCFGVENAIERAYKALAENPGKRIFLLSQMIHNPAVNKDLEENGIRFIMDTEGKQFIPWEEISKEDIVLIPAFGTTLEIEGILAKKGIDAKTYDTTCPFVEKVWNRSAKLGKDQYTVIIHGKPKHEETRATFSHAAASGPALVVKDMGEAQLLGGLMLKNAEAEEYAKHFGERVNPGFSFEQDLNKVGVVNQTTMLASDTQAIADYFKTVMEEKFGTENIKEHFADTRDTLCYATNDNQNATLELLKEPADLALVVGGYNSSNTSHIVELCEQKFPTYFIKGPECLESIDIISHWNYPAKKNEISKEWYPKGNKKPRIIITSGASCPDSLLEAVLNRLIEIS, from the coding sequence ATGAGAAGTTTCGATATCCCAGAGAAATATAAATCCGAGAAAATTGCGGCAATTAAAGCCAAGCGTAAAGCCGACGACCCCAAAAAGAAAGACTTTACTCCTTCTTACGTGGATTTCGAAAAATTCGAACTGATTCTTGCCCGGCATTTTGGATTTTGCTTCGGTGTTGAAAACGCCATAGAACGCGCCTATAAAGCGCTAGCCGAAAACCCAGGCAAACGCATATTCCTGCTTTCGCAAATGATTCATAACCCAGCGGTTAACAAAGACCTCGAGGAAAACGGCATCCGATTTATTATGGACACCGAAGGGAAACAGTTCATTCCTTGGGAGGAAATTTCTAAAGAGGATATTGTTCTAATTCCCGCTTTTGGAACTACTCTAGAAATTGAAGGCATCCTGGCAAAAAAGGGTATAGATGCCAAAACCTACGATACCACCTGTCCTTTTGTAGAAAAGGTATGGAATAGATCTGCCAAACTTGGAAAAGACCAGTACACGGTTATCATACACGGAAAACCTAAGCACGAAGAAACCCGCGCTACTTTTAGTCATGCCGCTGCAAGCGGTCCGGCTCTGGTAGTAAAAGATATGGGTGAAGCCCAGCTTTTGGGTGGCTTGATGCTTAAAAATGCTGAAGCCGAAGAATATGCTAAACATTTTGGCGAGCGTGTAAATCCCGGATTTTCTTTCGAGCAAGACCTTAACAAGGTTGGCGTGGTTAATCAAACTACCATGCTTGCTTCAGACACCCAAGCCATTGCCGATTACTTTAAAACCGTGATGGAAGAGAAGTTTGGTACAGAAAACATCAAGGAGCATTTTGCAGATACCCGAGACACCCTTTGTTATGCCACTAACGACAATCAAAACGCAACTTTAGAATTACTTAAAGAGCCTGCAGATTTAGCTTTGGTGGTTGGAGGTTACAACAGCTCTAACACCTCGCACATTGTTGAGTTGTGCGAACAAAAGTTTCCTACCTACTTTATTAAGGGACCAGAATGTTTGGAAAGTATAGATATTATTTCGCATTGGAATTACCCGGCTAAAAAGAACGAAATAAGTAAAGAGTGGTACCCAAAAGGGAATAAAAAACCCCGCATCATAATCACGAGCGGGGCCAGTTGTCCAGACAGCTTACTAGAAGCAGTTTTAAACAGATTAATAGAAATTAGTTAG
- a CDS encoding SDR family oxidoreductase, which yields MIDLVNKNFLITGGSSGLGKATANYLIKEGANVAITGRDVDKLHSVAKGIGAFAIHADVSKTEEVVKTYASFLEKFGRLDGLINNAGIGGHRAELTDLDMEQMRKIFDVNVFGATMMAQHAAEIFKKQQHGEIINIASTAASKGYPTGTAYVASKFALRGMTQCWQQELRRYNVRVVLINPSEVPTAFGQADRKPREDEPNKLHSEDIAHAIVSTLKMDRRGYVPELTVHATNPF from the coding sequence ATGATAGATTTAGTCAATAAGAATTTTTTAATTACCGGAGGCTCATCGGGCCTGGGGAAAGCCACAGCAAATTATCTAATTAAAGAAGGGGCTAATGTGGCAATAACTGGAAGAGATGTGGATAAACTGCATTCGGTAGCTAAAGGTATAGGTGCTTTTGCTATTCATGCAGATGTAAGCAAAACCGAGGAAGTGGTGAAAACATATGCAAGTTTCCTGGAGAAATTCGGTCGTTTGGATGGATTGATTAACAATGCAGGAATAGGAGGGCATAGAGCCGAACTTACGGATCTTGACATGGAGCAGATGCGTAAAATTTTCGACGTGAATGTTTTCGGAGCCACAATGATGGCTCAACATGCTGCCGAAATTTTTAAGAAGCAACAACACGGGGAAATTATAAATATTGCCTCTACCGCAGCGAGTAAAGGCTACCCAACCGGAACGGCTTATGTTGCGTCTAAATTTGCGTTGCGCGGTATGACCCAATGCTGGCAGCAAGAACTTCGCAGGTATAATGTACGAGTGGTACTTATTAATCCAAGTGAGGTGCCTACAGCATTTGGACAAGCCGACAGAAAGCCAAGAGAAGATGAACCCAACAAGTTGCATAGTGAAGATATCGCCCATGCAATTGTATCAACTTTAAAAATGGATAGAAGGGGTTATGTGCCTGAACTTACGGTACATGCTACCAACCCTTTTTAG
- the rpsA gene encoding 30S ribosomal protein S1 — protein sequence MAENKVVETANGDFNWDQFEQDQNRYSGDQRKEYADKYEETLTSIEEHEVIEGTVVAVTKKEVVVNIGYKSEGIIPYNEFRYNPDLKPGDKVPVYVENQEDGSGQLIISHRTARVHSAWEKVNGALENEEIIKGYIKCRTKGGLIVDVFGIEAFLPGSQIDVKPIRDYDQYVGKTMEFKVVKINHEFKNVVVSHKALIEAELEEQKKQIIAGLEKGQILEGTVKNITSYGVFIDLGGVDGLIHITDLSWGRINHPEEVVTLDEKIKVVILDFDDEKKKIALGLKQLEPHPWDNLPGDLNVGDKVKGKVVVLADYGAFVEIQPGVEGLIHVSEMSWSQHLRSAQDFLKVGDEVEAVVLTLDREERKMSLGIKQLMPDPWEEIETKYPAQSKHKAKVRNFTNFGVFCELEEGIDGLIHISDLSWSKKVKHPSEFCSVGDELEVVVLEVDKENRKLSLGHKQLEENPWDVFETIFGIGSVHQGTVVSSDNNGATVALPYGVEAFCPAKQLRKEDGSKVAADEALDFVVTDFNKEARKIVVSHTRTFDKKAVDDTPKASKSAGGSKAVKASNDKNEKSTLGDLDVLANLKQEMEKKDKK from the coding sequence ATGGCTGAAAACAAAGTAGTAGAAACTGCGAACGGAGATTTTAACTGGGACCAGTTTGAGCAGGATCAAAACCGTTATTCGGGAGATCAAAGAAAAGAGTACGCTGACAAGTACGAAGAAACCCTTACTTCTATCGAGGAGCACGAGGTAATCGAAGGTACTGTTGTTGCCGTTACTAAGAAAGAAGTAGTTGTAAACATCGGCTACAAATCAGAAGGAATTATTCCTTACAACGAATTCAGATATAACCCAGACTTAAAGCCTGGTGATAAAGTACCTGTATACGTTGAAAATCAAGAAGACGGATCAGGTCAACTTATTATTTCTCACAGAACTGCAAGAGTACACTCTGCATGGGAGAAAGTAAATGGAGCTCTTGAGAACGAAGAAATCATCAAGGGATACATTAAGTGTCGTACTAAAGGTGGTCTTATCGTTGATGTATTTGGAATTGAGGCGTTCTTGCCAGGTTCTCAAATCGACGTTAAGCCAATTAGAGATTACGATCAGTACGTTGGAAAAACAATGGAATTCAAAGTGGTTAAAATCAACCACGAATTCAAAAACGTTGTTGTTTCTCACAAAGCGCTTATCGAAGCGGAACTTGAAGAGCAGAAGAAGCAAATTATTGCTGGTCTTGAAAAAGGTCAGATTCTTGAAGGTACTGTTAAGAACATTACTTCTTACGGTGTATTTATCGATCTTGGTGGTGTTGATGGTCTTATCCACATTACCGATCTTTCTTGGGGGCGTATCAACCACCCAGAAGAAGTGGTTACACTTGACGAGAAAATCAAGGTGGTTATTCTTGACTTCGACGACGAGAAGAAGAAAATTGCTCTTGGTCTTAAGCAACTTGAGCCACATCCATGGGATAACCTTCCAGGAGATCTTAACGTTGGAGACAAGGTTAAAGGAAAAGTGGTTGTTCTTGCAGACTACGGTGCGTTCGTTGAAATTCAGCCTGGTGTTGAAGGTCTTATCCACGTTTCAGAAATGTCTTGGTCTCAGCACTTACGCTCAGCTCAAGATTTCTTGAAAGTAGGAGACGAGGTAGAAGCAGTAGTTCTTACTCTTGATAGAGAAGAGCGCAAGATGTCTCTTGGTATCAAGCAACTTATGCCAGATCCATGGGAAGAAATCGAAACGAAATACCCAGCTCAATCTAAGCATAAAGCAAAAGTTAGAAACTTCACCAACTTCGGTGTATTCTGCGAATTAGAAGAAGGAATTGACGGATTGATTCACATCTCTGACCTTTCTTGGTCTAAGAAAGTGAAGCACCCATCTGAGTTCTGTTCTGTAGGAGACGAACTAGAAGTTGTTGTTTTAGAAGTTGACAAGGAAAACAGAAAGCTTTCTCTAGGACACAAGCAACTTGAAGAAAACCCATGGGATGTATTCGAAACCATCTTCGGAATTGGATCGGTACACCAAGGAACTGTTGTTTCTTCTGATAACAATGGTGCTACAGTTGCTCTTCCTTACGGAGTTGAAGCATTCTGCCCAGCTAAGCAATTGAGAAAAGAAGACGGAAGCAAAGTTGCTGCTGATGAGGCATTAGATTTTGTTGTAACCGACTTCAATAAAGAAGCTAGAAAGATTGTTGTTTCTCACACCAGAACTTTCGATAAGAAAGCGGTTGACGATACACCAAAAGCTTCTAAGTCTGCAGGAGGATCTAAAGCAGTTAAAGCATCTAACGACAAGAATGAGAAATCTACTCTTGGAGATCTAGATGTTCTTGCTAACCTTAAGCAGGAAATGGAAAAAAAGGATAAGAAGTAA
- a CDS encoding T9SS type A sorting domain-containing protein has product MLQTQIIPFNLTAHTVGAELATSFQWVKNGEDIVGAVLPNFRPDLSHPGNYSVKVRYDNGCIAESDDMELNYSSNPSPSLLNRGGGADGKVLHISDKNSIGVSAFPNPMKASLEIIFKNSASGISKLMLFDMTGKLVVKRDLSESNLYKHKIDVSSLESGFYTLVIEGGSEKFSKILIKD; this is encoded by the coding sequence GTGTTACAAACCCAAATAATCCCGTTCAATCTAACAGCACATACAGTAGGTGCTGAATTAGCAACAAGTTTTCAATGGGTGAAGAACGGGGAGGATATAGTTGGTGCGGTGTTACCTAATTTTAGACCAGATTTATCCCACCCTGGTAATTATAGTGTAAAGGTAAGGTACGATAACGGTTGCATTGCAGAGTCCGATGATATGGAGTTGAATTACAGCTCTAATCCATCACCAAGTTTATTAAATAGAGGAGGTGGAGCTGATGGGAAGGTGTTACATATATCAGATAAAAATTCTATAGGAGTATCTGCCTTCCCAAATCCGATGAAAGCTTCATTAGAAATTATTTTTAAGAATTCAGCTTCTGGTATTTCCAAGTTGATGCTTTTTGATATGACAGGGAAACTGGTTGTGAAAAGAGATTTAAGTGAATCAAATTTGTACAAGCATAAAATTGACGTGAGTTCGCTTGAATCCGGCTTTTACACCCTAGTAATAGAGGGAGGCTCCGAGAAATTCAGTAAAATTTTAATAAAAGATTAA